In a genomic window of uncultured Sphaerochaeta sp.:
- a CDS encoding metal-sensitive transcriptional regulator, which yields MKAEVKQKIDPRLARIEGQVKGIRNMVQSDRYCVDILLQLSAVISALKKVEDLVMENHLNTCVVDAMRSDNDAGREEKIKELMDVMANFRRQ from the coding sequence ATGAAAGCTGAAGTGAAACAAAAGATCGACCCTAGGCTTGCCAGGATCGAGGGTCAGGTAAAGGGTATTCGGAACATGGTGCAGAGTGATCGGTACTGTGTCGATATACTCTTGCAGTTGTCGGCAGTCATCTCAGCCCTGAAGAAGGTGGAGGACCTGGTGATGGAGAACCATCTGAACACCTGCGTGGTGGATGCCATGCGCAGCGACAACGATGCAGGGCGTGAGGAGAAGATCAAGGAACTGATGGATGTGATGGCGAACTTTCGCAGACAATAA
- a CDS encoding heavy metal-associated domain-containing protein has protein sequence MKTIIMTEGMHCNGCETRMVNALKQLEDIKSAKADAKSGKVVIKHDKETTVSEAKSLIGEIGFEVKE, from the coding sequence ATGAAAACAATCATTATGACCGAAGGAATGCACTGCAATGGATGCGAGACCAGAATGGTGAATGCACTGAAGCAGTTGGAGGATATCAAGAGCGCCAAGGCTGATGCCAAGAGCGGCAAGGTGGTGATCAAGCATGACAAGGAGACTACGGTTTCCGAGGCGAAGAGCTTGATCGGCGAGATAGGATTTGAGGTAAAGGAATGA
- a CDS encoding heavy metal translocating P-type ATPase → MKEIQVGIGGMTCASCSSAVERTLNKLGGVEKAQVNLATETATIAFDETSLDLEKIRQAVSRIGYSVVDTVDHAKKEEEKARDLKVLGHKLIISAVLTVALMVLAMGPMVGLQLPLSHLQNGLVQLMLAVGTMVAGSMFFTKGFSTLIKREPNMDSLVAIGTTASFLYSVWGVIQIGGGNHEAAHHLYFEGVGTILTLVMLGRYLEHRSKGKTGEAIRKLMELAPAKATVLRDGQQVVIDASQVVVDDIVMVKPGEKLPVDGIVLSGFSAIDESLLTGESLPVEKSLGNDVYAATLNTTGVLQYRATKVGSDTALANIITLVQDAQGSKAPIARVADKISGIFVPIVMGISVITFLAWMLAGIPFETAILRAVSVLVIACPCSLGLATPIAIMVSSGKGARLGILFRHAAAIEQLRQVATIIFDKTGTLTEGKPLVTDIISNDPEKMLQLAASVEQHSEHPLSRAVVLKAKEMQAQVLESTDFQALVGRGIEAKVDGTLVLIGNPALLADHNIKLSPEIQEQLALLSDQGKTPLLVATQQKVMGIIAVADTLRKETKQAISELKKLNKRTIMLTGDNERTAKAIAKQAGVDSYLAGQLPHQKEEAISKYAKQGMVAMVGDGINDAPALAKADVGIAVGSATDVARETADVVLVRNNLTDVTRAFQLSKATMRNIHQNLFWAFFYNTLGIPLATGVLTLFGGPQLSPMFAAFAMSMSSVCVVLNALRLNRFR, encoded by the coding sequence ATGAAAGAAATACAGGTAGGAATCGGGGGCATGACGTGTGCTTCCTGCTCCTCCGCTGTTGAGCGTACACTCAACAAGCTGGGGGGTGTGGAAAAGGCACAGGTGAACCTGGCCACCGAGACGGCAACCATAGCCTTTGATGAAACCAGTCTGGATCTGGAAAAGATCAGGCAGGCAGTTTCAAGAATCGGCTACTCGGTCGTCGATACAGTCGATCATGCGAAGAAGGAAGAGGAGAAGGCTCGGGATCTGAAGGTCTTGGGACACAAGCTGATCATTTCTGCGGTGCTTACCGTCGCTTTGATGGTGCTTGCCATGGGGCCGATGGTGGGACTGCAGCTTCCCCTCTCTCACCTGCAGAATGGCCTTGTCCAGCTGATGCTTGCCGTCGGGACGATGGTTGCAGGTTCGATGTTTTTCACCAAGGGTTTCTCCACCCTCATCAAGCGAGAACCGAATATGGACAGTCTGGTGGCCATCGGGACCACAGCAAGCTTCCTCTACAGCGTTTGGGGTGTCATCCAAATCGGGGGAGGCAATCATGAGGCTGCCCACCATCTCTATTTTGAGGGCGTCGGCACCATCCTGACCTTGGTGATGCTCGGCCGCTATCTTGAGCATCGCTCCAAGGGAAAGACAGGGGAAGCGATCAGGAAGCTGATGGAACTCGCCCCAGCCAAGGCTACGGTTCTCAGGGACGGGCAACAGGTGGTCATAGATGCTTCCCAAGTGGTGGTCGATGACATTGTCATGGTCAAACCCGGCGAGAAGCTTCCGGTTGACGGCATCGTACTTTCGGGCTTCTCTGCCATCGATGAATCACTCTTGACCGGAGAGAGTCTTCCGGTGGAGAAAAGCCTGGGCAATGACGTGTATGCTGCCACCCTGAATACAACCGGCGTCCTTCAGTACCGTGCAACGAAGGTCGGCAGTGATACCGCCCTTGCAAACATCATCACCTTGGTGCAGGATGCCCAGGGGTCGAAGGCCCCGATCGCCCGTGTTGCAGACAAGATCTCCGGCATTTTCGTTCCCATCGTCATGGGTATTTCGGTGATCACCTTCCTGGCATGGATGCTTGCAGGCATTCCGTTTGAGACGGCGATCTTGCGGGCGGTGAGCGTACTGGTCATTGCCTGTCCTTGTTCGCTCGGCCTTGCCACCCCGATTGCCATCATGGTTTCTTCGGGCAAGGGAGCACGACTGGGGATTCTCTTCCGTCATGCAGCGGCCATCGAGCAACTCAGGCAAGTGGCAACGATCATTTTCGACAAGACCGGCACGCTTACCGAAGGAAAGCCGTTGGTGACCGACATCATCTCCAATGATCCTGAGAAGATGTTGCAGCTTGCGGCAAGTGTGGAACAGCACAGCGAGCACCCTCTTTCCCGTGCTGTGGTCCTGAAAGCCAAGGAGATGCAGGCACAGGTGCTGGAGAGTACGGATTTCCAGGCTCTGGTCGGCAGAGGCATCGAGGCGAAGGTGGATGGCACGTTGGTGCTCATCGGCAACCCTGCCCTCCTCGCTGATCACAACATCAAGCTGAGTCCAGAAATCCAAGAGCAGCTTGCCCTGCTCTCCGACCAAGGAAAAACCCCGTTGCTGGTTGCCACCCAACAGAAGGTGATGGGAATCATTGCGGTTGCCGATACGCTGCGCAAGGAGACCAAGCAGGCCATCAGCGAGCTCAAGAAACTCAACAAACGCACGATCATGCTTACCGGAGACAACGAACGTACGGCAAAGGCTATTGCCAAGCAGGCGGGAGTCGACTCCTATCTTGCCGGCCAGCTTCCTCACCAGAAAGAGGAGGCGATCAGCAAGTATGCCAAGCAAGGCATGGTTGCAATGGTTGGGGATGGAATCAACGACGCCCCTGCCCTTGCCAAAGCTGATGTAGGCATCGCAGTGGGGAGTGCCACCGATGTGGCACGGGAGACTGCAGATGTGGTGCTGGTTCGCAACAACCTCACAGATGTTACCAGGGCGTTCCAGCTCTCCAAGGCAACGATGCGCAATATCCACCAGAATCTCTTCTGGGCGTTCTTCTACAACACCTTGGGCATCCCCTTGGCCACCGGCGTGCTGACCCTCTTCGGAGGTCCGCAGCTCAGCCCGATGTTCGCTGCCTTTGCCATGTCCATGTCCAGTGTCTGTGTGGTGCTCAATGCGTTGAGACTGAACAGGTTCCGCTGA